From the genome of Pseudomonas sp. TMP9, one region includes:
- a CDS encoding ferredoxin--NADP reductase gives MTRDDKYTQQTLSDIQVWSPSLFSLRCSRDAGFRFNAGQFARLGVETADGTRVWRAYSMASAPHDEFLEFFSIVVPGGEFTSELNRLQVGDSLLVEKQALGFLTLDRFPDGRDLWLLASGTGLAPFLSILQGLDVWQRFDRVVLVYSARTASELAYQPLIQGLMQQAHLQEYAERFVYLPLVTREQVPGCLHGRITTLLTSGELEHAAGLQLEPAHSRLMICGNPQMIDDTRTLLKQRDLQLSLSRRPGQVAVENYW, from the coding sequence ATGACCCGTGATGACAAGTACACCCAACAAACCCTGAGCGATATTCAGGTGTGGTCGCCCAGTTTATTCAGCCTGCGCTGCAGTCGCGATGCGGGGTTTCGCTTTAACGCCGGACAGTTTGCTCGTTTAGGGGTAGAAACAGCCGATGGCACGCGGGTCTGGCGTGCCTACTCGATGGCCTCGGCACCTCATGATGAGTTTCTGGAGTTCTTCTCCATCGTCGTGCCGGGCGGTGAATTCACCTCCGAGCTGAACCGGCTGCAGGTCGGCGACAGCCTGCTGGTGGAAAAGCAAGCGCTGGGCTTTCTCACCCTCGACCGTTTTCCAGATGGCCGCGACCTTTGGTTGCTGGCCAGTGGCACGGGGTTGGCGCCCTTTTTATCAATCTTGCAGGGGTTAGACGTGTGGCAGCGTTTTGATCGGGTGGTGTTGGTGTACAGCGCACGCACGGCCAGCGAATTAGCTTATCAGCCGCTGATTCAGGGGTTGATGCAGCAGGCGCATTTGCAGGAATACGCCGAGCGCTTTGTCTACCTGCCGTTGGTCACCCGTGAGCAGGTGCCCGGTTGCCTGCATGGGCGCATCACCACGTTGCTAACCAGTGGTGAGCTGGAGCATGCAGCCGGGTTGCAGCTTGAGCCGGCGCATTCGCGGCTGATGATTTGCGGCAACCCACAGATGATTGACGACACCCGCACGCTGCTCAAACAGCGCGATCTGCAACTCAGCCTAAGTCGCCGGCCGGGTCAGGTGGCGGTGGAGAATTACTGGTAG